In Halosimplex halophilum, the genomic stretch GTGACCGACCGGCGCGAGCCGACCCCCACGACCACGACACCGTCGGGGCGGTCGCCCGCGCGGGCGAGGAGATCGCCGCCGCGACCTCCACGGGCGGGCGCTGGCTCGCGCTGGCCGGCCGGGTCGGCGACGTGCCCCAGGTCGGCGCGGGCTTCTACGCCTCCGAGGCGGGCGGGGCGAGCGCGACCGGCGCGGGCGAGGACATCGCCAAACAGGGGCTGGCCCGCCGTGCCGTCGGCCTCCTCGAACGGGGCGCCGACGCGGAGACGGCGGCACGGCTGGCGATCGAGGAGTTCGACGACGCCGCCGAGGGCGACGCCGGGATCATCGTCCTCGGCGCCGACGGGAGCGTCGGCGAGGCGTACAACAGCCCGGCGATGCAGACGGCGCGAGAGGGGTGACGGCCGGACCGCTCGCGGGGCTACCCGCCCGTCTCCAGCCGGATCCCGTAGAGGATGGCGAGCGTGCCCAGTAGCTGGCTCACCTCGGAGACGGCGCCGACGCCGAGTTCGACCGGCCGCGAGGAGCCGACGACGAGCGTGGCGACGAACCCGAGCCACGGGACGACCATGATCAGCACGAAGCCGGCGGCGACGAAGGCCATCGCGCGGCTGCCGGTCCGCTGGTACCCCCGGTAGGCGATGTAGCTGATGAGGACGCCGACCAGCGCCGAGGTCAGGTCGATGCCGAGCAGGGCGAGCTCGGCCCACGCGAGGCTGGTCTGGAGCGGCGCGAGCGCGGTCGCGGGCGGTGTCGGTGTCATAGGTCTTCGATGAGTCGGGTGAACGCGTCGGCCATGCTGTCGCGGCGCTCGACGGAGACCTCGAACCCGTCGTCGGTCACGTCGACGGTCACGCGGTCCAGCGCCGCCTCGTAGGTGCTGTGGTGGCCGCCGTCGTCGAGTTCGGTGTGCTCGACCACGAGGTCGCGGGCCGTCAGCTCCTCGATCCGGCGGTAGACCGTCGTCTCGGAGACGCCGCAGCGGTCGGCGATCTCCGCGGCCGACAGCGGCTCCCCGCGCGTCGCCAGGAGCAGACACCGGACGGTGTCGTCCGCCAGCAGGGCCGCGAGCGACTCGACCTCGTCGTCCGCGCTCACGGTCCGGGCGTGCGGGCCGGGGTCACTAAATACCGGGCGCTCACCCGGAGCGGCGCCGCGATCGGGGGACAGTCGGATCCCGACACGTCCCCGTCATGCGCCGTTGCCCTCCGCGGACTGGCGGGGGAGGACGACGTTCACGCGGTAGAGCAGTCGCGCGACGACGAGGAGGATCGCCGCGGTGAGCGCGAGGTTCGCCTCGTCGGGCAGGTAGCCCGCGCCGGTGGCCCCGGCGACGACGGCCACGGCGAGGCCGACCCGGATGACGGCGTTGCCGACGACGTTTCCGACCGCGTCGGGGTCGGCCGAAGACGTGCGGTCGAACCCGGCGATCAGGAACGTCCAGCCGCGGACGGCGATCAGGTACCCGACGGCGACGAGCGCGCCGCCGAGCGCGACCGATACAGCGCCGCTGGGGAGGGCAGGCGTCATATCCGGACGTACGCCGGGAAGGGACATAAGCCGTGGCGGCCGGCCGCAGGCGGTGCGGCCGACCGCAACCTATTTCAATCGGGATCGGCGGCACGACCCCGCCCGCGTCGACCGCGGGGCCGCCCCCGCGACACAGAAACCCTTTGACCGCAGGGCGCAAACCGCGAGCCATGAGCGTCGATCTGGACTCCGAGCAGTACGAGAAGTGCCGGGAGGCCGGCGAGATCCTCGCGCAGGTGCGCGACGAGGCCGCCGAGCGGTGCGAGGTCGGGACGGGCTACCTGGAGATCAGCGAGTGGGCCGAGGACCGCATCCGCGAACTCGGCGGCGAGCCCGCCTTCCCCGTCAACGTCAGCGTCGACGAGGAGGCCGCCCACGGCGCCGCCGGCCCCGACGACGACCGCGAGATCGGCGAGGACCTCGTGAAACTCGACATCGGCGTCCACATCGACGGCTGGCTCGCCGACACGGCCGTCACGGTCGACCTGGCCGGCGAGTCGGAGCTCACCGAGGCCTCGGCGGAG encodes the following:
- a CDS encoding DUF7521 family protein encodes the protein MTPTPPATALAPLQTSLAWAELALLGIDLTSALVGVLISYIAYRGYQRTGSRAMAFVAAGFVLIMVVPWLGFVATLVVGSSRPVELGVGAVSEVSQLLGTLAILYGIRLETGG
- a CDS encoding DUF3784 domain-containing protein — translated: MTPALPSGAVSVALGGALVAVGYLIAVRGWTFLIAGFDRTSSADPDAVGNVVGNAVIRVGLAVAVVAGATGAGYLPDEANLALTAAILLVVARLLYRVNVVLPRQSAEGNGA
- a CDS encoding winged helix-turn-helix domain-containing protein, coding for MSADDEVESLAALLADDTVRCLLLATRGEPLSAAEIADRCGVSETTVYRRIEELTARDLVVEHTELDDGGHHSTYEAALDRVTVDVTDDGFEVSVERRDSMADAFTRLIEDL